A stretch of Gallus gallus isolate bGalGal1 chromosome 2, bGalGal1.mat.broiler.GRCg7b, whole genome shotgun sequence DNA encodes these proteins:
- the LOC101751416 gene encoding SUN domain-containing protein 3-like isoform X3, with translation MRSPRSLLFSKLNKPSSLNLSSQERCSSPLIILEEETSKLASGKRPAFLTTNKLRQRAAEERGRRTPVLLLAVLSAGAFLWILTTWKTNVLQVSAGPVHELPCLGNSPVCLELKMKTIQFSARKDLILDAVFHSLEENGIDGMKREEILQLTREAVEKVMKHDTWLPSWALKTMGATIDVERTSKSYGGNRWLSPFFSSAKPPETILQPDISAGNCWAFQGSRGHVVIRLPEKIWPTAFTLWHISKAVSPSGEVSTAPREFVVLGMDEDEGEALLGSFIYDVDGEIAQTFPVQEEPRKAFRQIKLEVRSNWGNAEYTCVYRADVHGHPEKT, from the exons atgaggtctccccggagccttctgttctccaagctaaacaagcccagttccctcaacctttcctcacaggagaggtgctccagccctctgatcatcttagaaGAAGAGACATCAAAGCTTGCTTCTGGAAAGAGACCAGCTTTCTTAACAACCAACAAACTGAG GCAACGCGCTGCCgaagagaggggaaggaggactCCTGTCCTGCTTCTAGCAGTCCTTTCTG CTGGAGCCTTCCTCTGGATACTGACAACTTGGAAAACCAACGTCCTGCAG GTGTCAGCAGGACCTGTGCATGAGCTCCCGTGTCTGGG GAACTCACCGGTCTGCCtggagctgaaaatgaaaactattcAGTTCTCGGCCAGAAAGGACCTCATTCTAGATGCCGTGTTTCACAGCCTGGAAGAGAATGGGATCGATGGAATGAAGAGAGAG GAAATTCTGCAGCTGACAAGAGAGGCAGTTGAGAAGGTGATGAAACACGACACCTGGCTGCCCAGTTGGGCTCTAAAAACCATGG GTGCCACTATTGATGTGGAGAGGACATCCAAGAGTTATGGGGGGAACCGCTGGCTTTCTCCATTCTTTTCCTCCGCAAAGCCTCCTGAGACGATCTTGCAG CCTGATATTTCTGCTGGCAACTGCTGGGCTTTCCAAGGATCTCGGGGCCACGTGGTCATCCGGCTGCCGGAGAAAATCTGGCCCACGGCTTTTACCCTCTGGCATATCTCCAAGGCAGTCTCTCCCTCTGGGGAAGTCAGCACTGCCCCCAGAGAGTTTGTTGTCTTG GGAATGGATGAGGACGAAGGTGAAGCTCTCCTGGGGTCGTTCATTTATGACGTGGACGGAGAGATCGCCCAGACCTTTCCAGTGCAG GAGGAGCCCCGCAAAGCCTTCCGCCAGATCAAGCTGGAGGTGCGGAGCAACTGGGGAAACGCGGAATACACCTGCGTGTACAGAGCCGATGTTCACGGCCACCCAGAAAAGACATAA
- the LOC101751416 gene encoding uncharacterized protein LOC101751416 isoform X1 encodes MRSPRSLLFSKLNKPSSLNLSSQERCSSPLIILEEETSKLASGKRPAFLTTNKLRLECCLMSRNQMQASASEEAVHYHRMAWVKKTTMVIWFQPPCYVQGRQPPDQAAHSHIQPGLECLQGWGIHNLLRQAVAVCHHPLCEKLLPSIQPKPPLSQFKTIPPCCITTHPCKQPLPFLLIRFLQVLGGHNEVSPEPSLLQAKQAQFPQPFLIGELPGYTTLLPPSMHFPLFSQFQLQVLALPRRSPASPAELLLRGDGEPLHSQKGVLKELPALFCTHALKDSFPGDPTQQFLERRKFALLKHRVLALLLARPAFFKITNSTKAWSLQPRLPPILVSLMLSSSLLSTRSSKASPQFGPSITWTRKLS; translated from the exons atgaggtctccccggagccttctgttctccaagctaaacaagcccagttccctcaacctttcctcacaggagaggtgctccagccctctgatcatcttagaaGAAGAGACATCAAAGCTTGCTTCTGGAAAGAGACCAGCTTTCTTAACAACCAACAAACTGAG GTTGGAGTGTTGCTTGATGTCAAGAAATCAGATGCAAGCATCTGCGTCCGAGGAAGCTGTccattatcatagaatggcctgggttaagaagaccacaatggtcatctggtttcaacccccctgctatgtgcagggtcgccaaccaccagaccaggctgctcacagccacatccagcccggccttgaatgcctccagggatggggcatccacaacctcctcagGCAAGCTGTtgcagtgtgtcaccaccctctgtgtgaaaaacttcttcccagtatccaacctaaacctcccctgtctcagtttaaaaccattcccccttgttgtatcactacccacccttgtaaacagccactccccttcctgttaatacgcttccttcaagtactgggaggccacaatgaggtctccccggagccttctcttctccaagctaaacaagcccagttccctcaacctttcctcataggagagctcccaggatacacaaccctgcttccaccttctatgcatttcccccttttctctcagtttcagctgcaggtccttgcactgCCACGACGgtcacctgcctcccctgctgAACTTCTTCTGCggggggatggagagccgttgcactctcagaagggtgtccttaaagagctgccagctctgttctgtacccatgcccttaaggacagtttcccaggggatcccactcagcagttccttgagcggcggaagtttgctctcctaaagcatagggtcctagctctgcttttagccaggcctgcattcttcaagatcaccaactccaccaaggcatggtcactacagcccaggctgcctccaatcttagTGTCTCTAATGCTTTCCTCTTCATTactgagcaccaggtccagcaaGGCTTCACCTCAGTTcggtccatctattacctggaccaggaagttgtcctga
- the LOC101751416 gene encoding SUN domain-containing protein 1-like isoform X2, whose translation MRSPRSLLFSKLNKPSSLNLSSQERCSSPLIILEEETSKLASGKRPAFLTTNKLRQRAAEERGRRTPVLLLAVLSAGAFLWILTTWKTNVLQVSAGPVHELPCLGNSPVCLELKMKTIQFSARKDLILDAVFHSLEENGIDGMKREEILQLTREAVEKVMKHDTWLPSWALKTMGATIDVERTSKSYGGNRWLSPFFSSAKPPETILQPDISAGNCWAFQGSRGHVVIRLPEKIWPTAFTLWHISKAVSPSGEVSTAPREFVVLGMDEDEGEALLGSFIYDVDGEIAQTFPVQVWQVLAAECQGGRPGCLQVLGRKGLPDHPGLPLLCNAADSCGADRRGGRPAFGSTFSSW comes from the exons atgaggtctccccggagccttctgttctccaagctaaacaagcccagttccctcaacctttcctcacaggagaggtgctccagccctctgatcatcttagaaGAAGAGACATCAAAGCTTGCTTCTGGAAAGAGACCAGCTTTCTTAACAACCAACAAACTGAG GCAACGCGCTGCCgaagagaggggaaggaggactCCTGTCCTGCTTCTAGCAGTCCTTTCTG CTGGAGCCTTCCTCTGGATACTGACAACTTGGAAAACCAACGTCCTGCAG GTGTCAGCAGGACCTGTGCATGAGCTCCCGTGTCTGGG GAACTCACCGGTCTGCCtggagctgaaaatgaaaactattcAGTTCTCGGCCAGAAAGGACCTCATTCTAGATGCCGTGTTTCACAGCCTGGAAGAGAATGGGATCGATGGAATGAAGAGAGAG GAAATTCTGCAGCTGACAAGAGAGGCAGTTGAGAAGGTGATGAAACACGACACCTGGCTGCCCAGTTGGGCTCTAAAAACCATGG GTGCCACTATTGATGTGGAGAGGACATCCAAGAGTTATGGGGGGAACCGCTGGCTTTCTCCATTCTTTTCCTCCGCAAAGCCTCCTGAGACGATCTTGCAG CCTGATATTTCTGCTGGCAACTGCTGGGCTTTCCAAGGATCTCGGGGCCACGTGGTCATCCGGCTGCCGGAGAAAATCTGGCCCACGGCTTTTACCCTCTGGCATATCTCCAAGGCAGTCTCTCCCTCTGGGGAAGTCAGCACTGCCCCCAGAGAGTTTGTTGTCTTG GGAATGGATGAGGACGAAGGTGAAGCTCTCCTGGGGTCGTTCATTTATGACGTGGACGGAGAGATCGCCCAGACCTTTCCAGTGCAGGTATGGCAAGTGCTTGCGGCAGAATGCCAGGGAGGAAGGCCGGGCTGCCTGCAAGTCCTGGGAAGAAAGGGTTTGCCTGATCACCCAggccttcctctgctctgcaacGCGGCCGACTCCTGCGGGGCTGACAGACGAGGCGGCCGTCCCGCCTTTGGaagcactttttcttcctggtag